The following coding sequences are from one Coleofasciculus sp. FACHB-1120 window:
- a CDS encoding polysaccharide biosynthesis/export family protein, producing MSRTSEGRLHRFTAFFLFTLHTTIYTLPSTVLLWMLHSGTFAGRGMSQTLPTLPDSVVPPLPPPPPPPNTNESIQSPVVVPPAPIDPTSPPPPLGYPPLQPFEGNQQTQFNNRYLLGTGDTISALVERFPDLSFQSIIDAEGNIVAPLLGKIPVVGLTLEEAQEKIRLGLNRFVIDPRVTVSLAGQRPAQVTISGEVVRPGFYTLAPGAQLSAALLVAGGSTNLGDLRSVLVRRARIDGSTIEQRVDLFTPLLNGQSLPNLRLQDGDAVVIPKLEVATDQTYDRLLVSRSTVSQPQINIRVLSYAGGGIGSINLPNGSTFVDALSAIGASPDNSNLRNIALIRFDPERGKAVTQKIDGKAALLGNIAQNVPLMNNDVIVVGRNLVGKITYALSTFTQPFRDILGFLLFFDQLRESATDLFSPTNDSDNRDNN from the coding sequence ATGTCTCGCACTTCTGAAGGTCGGTTGCACCGCTTCACCGCCTTCTTTCTCTTCACTCTCCACACGACTATCTACACGCTGCCGAGTACCGTCCTACTCTGGATGCTACACTCAGGGACTTTTGCGGGTAGAGGGATGAGCCAAACTTTACCCACATTACCCGACTCGGTAGTGCCTCCCCTCCCGCCTCCACCTCCTCCGCCTAACACCAACGAAAGCATACAATCGCCGGTGGTGGTTCCACCCGCTCCTATCGATCCCACCAGCCCGCCGCCACCACTGGGTTATCCGCCCCTTCAGCCGTTTGAGGGAAATCAGCAGACTCAGTTTAATAATCGCTACCTGTTAGGCACGGGAGATACGATTTCGGCACTGGTTGAGCGTTTTCCAGACTTGAGTTTTCAAAGCATCATTGACGCGGAAGGAAACATTGTGGCACCCCTGTTAGGAAAAATTCCTGTAGTGGGTCTGACTCTGGAAGAAGCTCAGGAAAAAATTCGCTTGGGACTAAATCGCTTTGTCATCGATCCCCGTGTCACCGTAAGTCTGGCAGGTCAGCGTCCAGCCCAAGTTACTATCAGCGGCGAAGTCGTAAGACCTGGTTTTTACACCCTGGCTCCTGGCGCTCAACTTTCTGCGGCACTGCTGGTCGCTGGCGGAAGTACCAATCTTGGAGATCTGCGATCGGTTTTGGTGCGTCGCGCCCGGATTGATGGTTCGACCATTGAGCAAAGGGTTGATTTGTTTACACCCCTGCTCAATGGACAGTCACTTCCCAATTTACGCTTACAAGATGGCGATGCAGTGGTCATCCCGAAGCTAGAAGTTGCCACAGATCAAACCTACGATCGATTGCTAGTTTCTCGCTCTACTGTGTCTCAGCCGCAGATCAATATCCGAGTTTTGAGCTACGCTGGTGGGGGAATTGGTAGTATTAACTTGCCCAACGGTAGTACATTTGTTGATGCTTTAAGCGCTATCGGTGCCAGTCCAGATAATTCTAATCTGCGGAATATTGCCCTGATTCGATTCGATCCCGAACGCGGCAAAGCGGTTACTCAGAAAATAGACGGGAAAGCAGCGCTACTCGGAAATATTGCTCAAAATGTCCCCCTGATGAATAACGATGTCATCGTGGTAGGTCGTAACTTGGTTGGCAAAATCACTTATGCGCTGAGTACTTTTACTCAACCTTTCCGGGATATTTTGGGATTTTTACTATTTTTTGACCAGCTAAGAGAAAGTGCTACCGACCTGTTTTCTCCAACTAACGATAGTGACAATAGGGACAATAACTAA
- a CDS encoding cyanoexosortase B system-associated protein gives MKLPKILQRFQFSKVVLLGFLVVLMAIGAVPSYLTGRWSWANPPRVTNLKQLKNIRQAGLALPGWQTQQQQTVMIGGHKWSIQELQQDEKTQITLLLLPQEDRKAQPEVEWMDINGFKEWKTDQERRLQFKVETPLQTGTQQTSETGTSAIRPTSSDVEARLFRGWTRQQTFAVLQWYAWPGGGNPAPSGWFWADQMAQFHRRRLPWVAVSILIPMEPLAEVDTAVPLAKSLGQTVQAALMKEL, from the coding sequence ATGAAACTGCCCAAGATATTGCAGCGCTTTCAATTCTCTAAAGTCGTCCTACTCGGTTTTCTCGTCGTGCTGATGGCAATTGGCGCAGTTCCTAGTTACTTGACAGGACGCTGGTCTTGGGCAAATCCGCCACGAGTGACCAACCTCAAACAGCTCAAAAATATACGGCAGGCTGGTCTAGCGCTTCCTGGCTGGCAAACTCAACAACAGCAGACCGTAATGATTGGTGGTCATAAATGGTCGATTCAGGAACTCCAGCAGGATGAAAAAACCCAGATAACTCTACTGCTTTTGCCTCAGGAAGATCGTAAGGCTCAACCAGAGGTTGAGTGGATGGATATTAATGGATTTAAAGAGTGGAAGACAGATCAAGAGCGGCGGTTGCAGTTTAAGGTGGAAACTCCTTTGCAAACGGGAACCCAACAAACCTCAGAAACTGGAACTTCTGCTATACGTCCGACATCTTCCGATGTTGAAGCTCGTTTATTTCGCGGTTGGACTCGGCAGCAGACCTTCGCCGTGCTTCAGTGGTACGCTTGGCCTGGAGGAGGAAATCCGGCTCCCAGTGGCTGGTTCTGGGCGGATCAAATGGCTCAATTTCACCGTCGCCGCTTGCCTTGGGTTGCTGTTAGCATCTTGATACCGATGGAGCCTTTGGCTGAGGTTGACACAGCTGTGCCGCTGGCTAAATCTCTTGGTCAAACGGTTCAAGCTGCTTTGATGAAAGAGTTATGA
- the crtB gene encoding cyanoexosortase B has product MQFERKIPIAIERYLLEGTIVALLMILYAPLLWHWYDGWLNKNISIEHEYYSHGLIGLPFAAYISWSNRQHWRELPDKSHPVGAALLGLGGVFYLSGITDLINLSFPAVLAGLCLWLKGVPGFKLQGFPLLLIFLATPTQIPYLLAPYTLPLQRFIAGTAGFILTQFGMNVTVNQIYLFVGGRIVEVAPFCAGLKMLFTSLYVTLMLLYWTGAWASRTKTILLVVGAVAISVSGNIVRNTLLTFFHGTGQEKAFDWLHEGWGGDVYSACMLGLIVLLLNVIDKYISDEPQKDEA; this is encoded by the coding sequence ATGCAATTTGAGCGAAAGATTCCGATTGCCATTGAGCGCTACTTGCTAGAAGGAACCATCGTTGCTCTACTGATGATTCTGTACGCTCCACTTTTATGGCACTGGTACGATGGCTGGCTGAACAAAAATATTAGTATTGAGCATGAATACTACAGTCACGGTTTAATTGGGTTGCCTTTTGCCGCCTATATCAGCTGGTCAAATCGACAGCACTGGCGTGAGTTACCAGATAAAAGTCATCCAGTAGGCGCAGCCTTGCTAGGGTTGGGCGGAGTATTTTATCTCAGCGGCATTACTGACCTGATAAATTTATCCTTTCCCGCTGTATTAGCTGGACTTTGTCTGTGGCTGAAAGGAGTTCCTGGCTTCAAACTTCAAGGCTTCCCCTTGTTGCTCATATTTTTGGCAACGCCGACCCAAATCCCTTACTTACTGGCTCCTTATACATTGCCCCTTCAGCGATTCATTGCTGGAACAGCGGGTTTCATCCTGACTCAGTTCGGAATGAATGTCACTGTCAACCAGATTTACTTGTTTGTGGGTGGACGAATTGTAGAAGTTGCGCCTTTCTGCGCTGGGCTGAAGATGTTATTCACCAGTCTCTATGTAACTTTGATGTTGCTTTACTGGACGGGTGCTTGGGCATCTCGCACGAAGACGATTTTGTTAGTCGTCGGTGCAGTAGCCATCAGCGTCAGTGGTAATATCGTCCGCAATACCCTACTGACTTTCTTTCATGGCACTGGTCAAGAAAAAGCTTTTGATTGGCTGCACGAAGGCTGGGGCGGCGATGTTTATTCTGCCTGTATGTTGGGGCTAATTGTGCTTCTACTCAATGTAATTGATAAATATATTTCAGATGAGCCTCAGAAGGATGAAGCATGA
- a CDS encoding DegT/DnrJ/EryC1/StrS family aminotransferase, translated as MNNIKTAIPFVDLQLQHQPLQTQIEEAVRGTIQRGDFILGQAVADFEAAFASACGVGYAVGVASGTDALALGLEACGIGAGDEVILPTNTFIATLIGVIHAGATPILVDCDPQTALIDFKAAEKAITPKTKAIVPVHLYGQMVSPRQLLDFASAHNLIVFEDAAQAHLAEREGYRAGSIGKAAAFSFYPSKNLGALGDGGMVITNDEAVAQKMRSLRNYGCSRKYYHTEPGTNSRLDTLQAAVLNIKLPHLTNWNQARNQAAQQYDALLKPLANAGIFPIQNQTGDGHIYHLYVVRVTESCPLDRQTIQDKLAAVGIQTGIHYPIPCHLQPAFANLGYQAGDFPQAEGLAMEILSLPMYPGLSDTQVHQVIDTLQTLCGRA; from the coding sequence ATGAACAATATCAAGACAGCAATTCCCTTTGTGGATCTTCAACTCCAACACCAGCCTCTTCAAACACAGATAGAAGAGGCTGTGCGGGGTACGATTCAACGGGGAGATTTTATATTAGGTCAGGCTGTGGCTGACTTTGAGGCGGCATTTGCCAGTGCCTGTGGTGTGGGTTATGCCGTTGGAGTCGCTTCGGGAACAGATGCGCTAGCGCTCGGATTAGAAGCCTGTGGCATTGGTGCCGGGGATGAAGTCATTTTACCCACCAATACCTTCATCGCCACTCTGATCGGCGTTATCCACGCTGGTGCCACACCGATTTTAGTTGATTGCGACCCTCAAACTGCGCTAATTGACTTTAAAGCCGCCGAAAAGGCAATCACACCTAAAACCAAAGCGATTGTTCCGGTGCATTTGTATGGGCAAATGGTTTCGCCCCGCCAACTTTTGGACTTTGCCAGCGCCCACAACCTGATTGTATTTGAAGACGCCGCTCAGGCTCACCTGGCAGAGCGAGAAGGTTATCGTGCCGGTTCTATTGGCAAAGCAGCAGCTTTTAGCTTCTATCCCAGTAAAAATTTAGGGGCATTAGGGGATGGAGGCATGGTCATCACCAATGATGAAGCAGTAGCGCAGAAAATGCGATCGCTCCGCAATTACGGATGTTCGCGCAAATATTATCACACCGAACCAGGCACCAATAGCCGACTCGATACCCTGCAAGCGGCTGTCCTCAATATCAAACTCCCGCATCTGACCAACTGGAATCAGGCACGTAACCAAGCAGCCCAGCAGTATGATGCCTTACTCAAGCCACTGGCAAACGCCGGAATTTTCCCCATCCAAAACCAGACCGGGGACGGTCATATTTATCACCTTTATGTTGTCCGCGTCACCGAATCTTGTCCTCTCGACCGGCAGACGATTCAAGACAAACTAGCGGCTGTTGGCATTCAAACCGGCATCCACTACCCCATTCCCTGTCATCTTCAACCCGCTTTCGCGAACCTCGGCTATCAAGCTGGAGACTTCCCCCAAGCCGAAGGCCTAGCAATGGAAATTTTATCCTTACCGATGTATCCAGGCTTAAGCGATACGCAAGTCCATCAGGTCATTGATACCTTGCAAACCTTGTGTGGTAGAGCCTGA
- the hpsE gene encoding hormogonium polysaccharide biosynthesis glycosyltransferase HpsE → MSVDFTVVIPTYNGEDRLPEVLERLRSQTHTEQIVWEVLVIDNNSSDNTAKIVREYKANWPLAYPLRYCLEPHQGLAFARQRGVQEARGKLIGFLDDDNLPTSNWVWAAYTFGQKHPKVGGYGSRIYGDLQGTPPKNFEKIACLLAISDRGGNALHYEPHKKLLPPGAGLVVRRQVWLENVPKNLILHGRVGDNMLAGEDLEALLHIQQAGWEIWYNPEMCIYHRIPHWRLEKDYLIKLCRGIGLSRHRTRMLSIKPWQRPGAFFMYMVNDLRKILIHLIKYKFSLKDDIVAACQMELFINSLLSPFYLWKTRLQTYGIKKD, encoded by the coding sequence ATGTCTGTTGATTTTACTGTAGTCATTCCGACTTATAACGGTGAAGACCGCTTACCTGAGGTACTAGAGCGACTGCGATCGCAAACTCATACCGAGCAAATTGTCTGGGAAGTTCTCGTTATTGATAATAACAGCTCAGACAACACCGCTAAAATTGTTCGAGAATACAAAGCAAACTGGCCTTTAGCCTATCCTTTAAGATATTGTCTTGAACCCCATCAAGGACTTGCCTTTGCCCGTCAACGTGGAGTCCAAGAAGCCAGAGGGAAATTGATTGGATTTCTGGATGACGACAATTTACCAACATCTAACTGGGTTTGGGCAGCATACACCTTTGGGCAAAAGCATCCCAAAGTTGGCGGTTATGGTAGCCGCATTTATGGCGACTTGCAAGGGACTCCTCCCAAAAATTTTGAGAAAATTGCCTGTCTGCTAGCGATCTCTGACAGAGGAGGAAATGCTCTACACTACGAACCCCACAAAAAGCTTTTACCACCTGGAGCTGGATTAGTGGTACGTCGCCAAGTCTGGTTGGAAAATGTACCAAAAAATCTTATTCTTCACGGGCGAGTTGGCGACAATATGCTTGCAGGAGAAGATTTGGAAGCGCTATTACATATTCAACAAGCTGGTTGGGAAATTTGGTACAACCCTGAAATGTGTATTTACCATCGAATTCCCCACTGGCGCTTAGAGAAAGACTATTTAATCAAATTATGTCGCGGCATTGGTTTGAGCCGCCACCGGACTCGGATGCTCAGTATCAAACCTTGGCAGCGACCCGGCGCTTTTTTTATGTATATGGTTAACGATTTACGTAAAATATTAATTCATCTAATCAAGTACAAATTTTCGTTAAAAGATGATATTGTAGCTGCTTGTCAAATGGAGCTTTTTATTAATAGCCTCCTTAGCCCTTTTTATCTTTGGAAAACCAGGCTACAAACTTATGGCATAAAAAAGGATTAA